The following coding sequences lie in one Pan paniscus chromosome X, NHGRI_mPanPan1-v2.0_pri, whole genome shotgun sequence genomic window:
- the NAP1L3 gene encoding nucleosome assembly protein 1-like 3, producing MAEADFKMVSEPVARGVAEEEMASSTSDSGEESDSSSSSSSTSDSSSSSSTSGSSSGSGSSSSSSGSTSSRSRLYRKKRVPEPSGRARRAPLGTNFVDRLPQAVRNRVQALRNIQDECDKVDTLFLKAIHDLERKYAELNKPLYDRRFQIINAEYEPTEEECEWNSEDEEFSSDEEVQDNTPSEMPPLEGEEEENPKENPEVKAEEKEVPKEIPEVKDEEKEVPKEIPEVKAEEKADSKDCMEATPEVKEDPKEVPQVKADDKEQPKATEAKARAAVREAHKRVPEERLQDSVDLKRARKGKPKREDPKGIPDYWLIVLKNVDKLGPMIQKYDEPILKFLSDVSLKFSKPGQPVSYTFEFHFLPNPYFRNEVLVKTYIIKSKPDHNDPFFSWGWEIEDCKGCKIDWRRGKDVTVTTTQSRTTATGEIEIQPRVVPNASFFNFFSPPEIPMIGKLEPREDAILDEDFEIGQILHDNVILKSIYYYTGEVNGTYYQFGKHYGNKKYRK from the coding sequence ATGGCAGAAGCAGATTTTAAAATGGTCTCGGAACCTGTCGCCCGTGGGGTTGCCGAAGAGGAGATGGCTAGCTCGACTAGTGATTCTGGGGAAGAATCTGACAGCAGTAGCTCTAGCAGCAGCACTagtgacagcagcagcagcagcagcactagtggcagcagcagcggcagcggcagcagcagcagcagcagcggcagcactAGCAGCCGCAGCCGCTTGTATAGAAAGAAGAGGGTACCTGAGCCTTCCGGAAGGGCGCGACGGGCTCCGTTGGGAACAAATTTCGTGGATAGGCTGCCTCAGGCAGTTAGAAATCGTGTGCAAGCGCTTAGAAACATTCAAGATGAATGTGACAAGGTAGATACCCTGTTCTTAAAAGCAATTCATGATCTTGAAAGAAAATATGCTGAACTCAACAAGCCTCTGTATGATAGGCGGTTTCAAATCATCAATGCAGAATACGAGCCTACAGAAGAAGAATGTGAATGGAATTCAGAGGATGAGGAGTTCAGCAGTGATGAGGAGGTGCAGGATAACACCCCTAGTGAAATGCCTCCCTTAGAGGGTGAGGAAgaagaaaaccctaaagaaaacCCAGAGGTGAAAGCTGAAGAGAAGGAAGTTCCTAAAGAAATTCCTGAGGTGAAGGATGAAGAAAAGGAAGTTCCTAAAGAAATTCCTGAGGTAAAGGCTGAAGAAAAAGCAGATTCTAAAGACTGTATGGAGGCAACCCCTGAAGTAAAAGAAGATCCTAAAGAAGTCCCCCAGGTAAAGGCAGATGATAAAGAACAGCCTAAAGCAACAGAGGCTAAGGCAAGGGCTGCAGTAAGAGAGGCTCATAAAAGAGTTCCTGAGGAAAGGCTTCAGGACAGTGTAGATCTTAAAAGAGCTAGGAAGGGAAAGCCTAAAAGAGAAGACCCTAAAGGCATTCCTGACTATTGGCTGATTGTTTTAAAGAATGTTGACAAGCTCGGGCCTATGATTCAGAAGTATGATGAGCCCATTCTGAAGTTCTTGTCGGATGTTAGCCTGAAGTTTTCAAAACCTGGCCAGCCTGTAAGTTACAcctttgaatttcattttctacccAACCCATACTTCAGAAATGAGGTGCTGGTGAAGACATATATAATAAAGTCAAAACCAGATCACAATGATCCCTTCTTTTCTTGGGGATGGGAAATTGAAGATTGCAAAGGCTGCAAGATAGActggagaagaggaaaagatgTTACTGTGACAACTACGCAGAGTCGCACAACTGCTACTGGAGAAATTGAAATCCAGCCAAGAGTGGTTCCTAATGCATCATTCTTCAACTTCTTTAGTCCTCCTGAGATTCCTATGATTGGGAAGCTGGAACCACGAGAAGATGCTATCCTGGATGAGGACTTTGAAATTGGGCAGATTTTACATGATAATGTCATCCTGAAATCAATCTATTACTATACTGGAGAAGTCAATGGTACCTACTATCAATTTGGCAAGCATTATGGaaacaagaaatacagaaaataa